Sequence from the Tripterygium wilfordii isolate XIE 37 chromosome 10, ASM1340144v1, whole genome shotgun sequence genome:
TCTCGACTCACATTCTCACATTCACATATGAATATCCCGAGTTTCAAATCATATACAATTTGTTGTTGGCGTTTAGTTTTTTCTTATTTGAACTTAATTTCTCTAACGGGGCATTTGATTGGTGTTTTAAGGGGAATTAGGGTTGGATTAAATATTATCTTGTTTGGTTAAGTTTTAGAGGGTATAATCTAAAACTTATTCCACTCTCTATTCTCCCTTGTAGAGAATAGCGAAGCTCACATACATGGGCAAATGGCGAGAATAACTATTTTTCACAAGgaagaatgagttttgatgtatAAAAGACTATTTTACCAttgttataaatattattttattttttaagaagaaaaaaaaagattatatgaaaattgtactattaatattctcatACTTAtgctcattttttattttatatcaaacatAACCATGCTCACCCCCTACGCTCACACTCGCCTCACACTCTTTTCTTCCTCATCTCATGTTGATCTCAcataattatgaaccaaatactGCGTAAGAATCTAAGCTGACCCTTCGCTGAATCTGACACGAAATCCTATGTGCGCTTCGCACGACCCCTCATATTTGTCCTGACTTCGCCCGTGGGTGCAAATTGGATTCGTTTTGTTAGGCTTTTAGTGAAAATAAAGAGATGAAGCTGTTGGTTCTTTAAAAACAAAAGTCAACCCGACGCAAGTGCTAGTCCTTGACTCCTTGTAGGCTGTAGGCTTGTAGCCAACCTGAATCGCCAGCCCAAGTTAACTGGGAATGGTCATGGGCCGTTTCCCCGAAAGCCCGCCCAGTGTACTGAAGTGTGGGTTAGCCCAAGTTATAAGTCTTGGGCTATTGTGCCAAGTGAGCCCAAAAAGAAAGATGGGCTATTTTAAATTGAAATAGAAACTAAATACTAATGTAGCAAAACAGAttcaatacatttttattttgacGGACATGTTCAAAGTAGATATAAATGTGGGACGGTGAGAGGGATTGAGAGAATTTATATAGAAGAGAGTAAAAGGTGACAATGTAGATTTAAAAAGACATGGTGCattaagaaatgatatgaatttaataagaGTGAATGAATGTATGATTCATGATAGAAATAAacggagaaaacaaatacatgtaatGAATTCTCGATAATATTCTCATAGACCTTTAAAGCCGACCGCAAAccttttgggataaaagctcAATTGACGACAATGACGACAACCACCAGAATTGATGGCAGAAAGATAACTATCCATATAAACTTGATAATAAATTCTAAGAATAATTGCAGAAAATTGGTATGAACTGTAATACATCTAAACTTACTCTCtgtgtatgaaaaaaaaaagaagaagatataaaGAGACAGAGAAGGTGAAATGATAAAGAAAatagggatttggaaggaatttTTTTCTATATACAGTATTCTGATTTCACTTCTCTATAATTTATCTGCAATTCTTCCTAGGGCATCTGCAAGCTTGTTAAGAACAGAAACTAAGCCATCAGCATGGACTTTCCGCTGCTCCCGATCCAACTGGAAATTGGTATTCTGAGCTTCAAGTTGCGCAGTCAATGTTTTACCGTTCCTTTCCAAGACATCAATCAACTGATTCTGCAGATTAGTTGTTCCATCCTCCACTTCTGTCACAACTCGTCTCCTTTTCCGTCTCTCCTGAGAAGTAGTAGATCCCATCTCCGGGTTCGAGGCTGGTTGTTTCGCATTGGCTGCACCTGCAGAGAGCATCAAACACATGTTTGTATAAGAGAGATGTCTATATATCATCAGTATTTACTTAATGGAATCAATACTCGCAAAGATTTTCAGCTCTTGGGAAGGATAGACCATAACGTATTAATGACACAGTATGTCCTCAGGAACACTCTTATTCATGCGAGTTTGACAAGTGATTAAGACAAATCTATGATTTATGTTTTACGAAATCTTCAAGTAATAGGCAAACAAGAAGATTTATCTTCAATCCAAGAAAACAGCTGAGATGGTGGCAAACAAAAGATTTGGTCTCATTGCATCTTCCATGGTGGACATAGTTAAATGTTAAGTGATTTCTTCCCAATGATGTATTCCAATCAATTCGATTCACAAATCAATAAATATCCTCCAATTCAATAAAGAAATCATATCAACCAGGAATCAAGATCATTAGCGTTTAAGTTTGGGAGTAATACCTGGAGCCTCAAACCCTGGTGGATGGGGTTGGTGCTGCTTCTCTGCAAACAATTATGTATTAGAGGTGAAATATCAGCCTGCGATAAAAGCATTTCCCATTTTCCAGTGACCCAAACAGAAATGACATTAATTTGCAACAATGCAAATTATGTAAGCCCAGTTAAAATGTGGattcagaaaaggaaaaaaattccaaTACTTCAGAATTCAACTTACCAGAAATCGGCGCCGGAGCTGCCACCGCAATGGTAATCGGTGGAACATCCTTCGTGGGTGTCAGCTTTTCCGGGGTGACTCTTGCATCGTCATGTTCAAAGTCGGAAAAGTGGCTGTCCTCTGCGGTGGCGTTCCTCCCGCTATCAAAGACGGGTTCCGCCTCTGCCTCCTGCTCGTCCACATCACCGGACGGCCCTACCAGTGACGGTGTCAAAGCCAACGCGAGCCCAGTGGGCCCTCCGGTCGCCGTTCCGTCTAAAATATCGTAAACCTCCCGGTCGAAAAACCCTGGGagcctcctctctcttctcaaaTCGTTCCTCATCACCCAAAAAGACTCCGTTTCCTCTCTTATGTGAGACTCCCACTCCTTAATCTTCTTGAAGTCACCGGCCAAATTACTCCACCTCTTCCGGCACTGGACCGGACCCCGGTTCACCTCGTGCCGCTTACAGTAGGACGAGACCGATGCCCACTTGGGCTCCACAACACTCGACCTGAGCCCCATCCCCGGCGTACGTCCTCTCCGGACCCGGTTCTCAGCCACTCGTTTGCCCTGTATGAGGACCAAACTTTCTTGCCGCGTCCAGCGCGGTAGTCTAGGGGCCTTGCTTCCGTCATATCTGCCGTCAGTGACCGGCGTCGACTTGCCGTTAGTATGGCCGTCAACGGGATTTGGAGCGTGGCTCAACTGCTCTAATTCCATGCATTGAAGCCGACTAAACAAATGGTGGCAACTGGCAAGGCACGTGGCTTAACGGGGTGGAGGAAAGTAACGGCGTTTTAAGGAGGAGCCCCGTTACGCCGTTTTGAAGGAAGAGAAGAGTATGGGGATTTGTTgggaagggttttttttttttaatactttgCTTGCATTGCATGggaattgagtgctcttaataatcctctaattaaggataatataattaattatatctaATCATTATTCATGGTTTTGATTTTCCAATATTAATGGGATTGCCTTATTTGATAAAGATTACTTTCTTAATTGGAGGATAACATATCTTCAAAGGGCACCCTTATCTTTACTtttcaaaaacgtcaaaatggTTAATTTTTCTTAATCAATAATCAATTTGCCTTAAGTGTTAAATATTTGCCTATTTggtcaaaaacccattaatatttttcaatataaattatttataattttgaatTGCTCTATTTTTTGTATATAGGTGTCGTGTGAAGGGGGTGCCCTACCTTACCACTAAGAAAATTACTCTCTACCTTAATTAATCATTTTGTCCTAATCTTTGCTTAATGGCTAATGGTAATGGATGACCACTCTTTCATAAAAGccactttcttttttgtttgtcttCGAACCCAAAAGCCAAAAGGTTGATGAGGCATGAGAGCACACCATTGCCCAAATTTGTGCAAGTGAAATATCACTATCTCGATCATACATGGACTATATATAGTCCTTTGTTTTCTGTCATACATCtctaattaaatcaatttgCCCTTTTAACTTTCAAAAGAAAGAAGGCAAggattataattataatattatattaaaatggaagcaactctctccaaggaatGTGATTAGGAAGTGTTAGTAGGGGGCGCTGCTCCCAGAACCTCGCTTAGCTTTGTCCACCCTAACATAAAATCCTTTGTCCGCCTCTACGATCCCCCTCATATAATGACGTGATGAAGAGAAACATGATGAggagattttgaattttgtagATCATAAGAACTCCCTAAAACAGAACAGATCTTGACTTGAAGCGAAGCTTGTACAACTTAATAATTCCCATTATGCTTTGATCAAACACTTGATATCTCtctctaaagaacactaaaccggaaaagtaagaaagaagagaagatggTATTTGTCCAAGGAAATCTTGGAGCTTCAACTGGGTTTCTTCTTTCCTAGGCATAATCATGATGTTTTTATCCATTTGAGCCTTGGTTCTTCCAAGTACTGCACAAGACTTGAGTGGAAGACAGACCACCAACATGCCTTCCAAAACTAGTTTACTTTGATTGATTGACTAGCTTATTCCTACAACTGCTATTTGAAAAGTACTGTAATAAGTagatttttgacaaaaaaaaggcGCAATTTACACTCGAATTTTCAATAAATGAATGATATTAAGAATTATGCAAACAGTTTTGAGTGATTTTTCCCCCAGCTTTTCTGAAATCAGTAGAACCTCCTCTTTAAAGAACAGAATTTGATGCAAATGATCCCCTTAACCTATTTTCCAGAAGAAAATCGATTGAAATATGAACAGCCAATTATCAATGCCAAAAATTGGGAATCTTTCTGAGGTTTCCCACCACAAAAGAAATTTGATATAGTGTATAGCATACATGAAGAATATAATACCATGGATTTGAATTTGATGGACTGAATTTTCATCTGCGTAGCTAGTACATCCGCTTCCGACAGTCAGCTGTGCCACAATAGCATGGCATCTGCTTTAATTTCCCATCAGGACCAATCACACTATCAAGGGCATAGCCATAGTCATATGTAAGTTCCTGTCCAAGCCATAAGCCAACATTTAGCTTTTCCAGATTCACACAGGTCTCACGTAACAGAAATCTACGAATGTTCAAGCTTAGCCAAAACTAAAAACAGAAGCCACATAAAAAGATCCTCATGCCAGAGAATTCTTATGCTGAATCTGGTTCTATTGGTCTTAAAGTTATAAAAAGCAAACAACCAAGGAAAAACTAAGTAAACCAGTCAGTCTAATAcgaaagggggaaaaaagagagaatacagGGGCACCTGAAAAGGAGGTATAGGGTCTGCAGCAAATAGAATCACTCTAGCAAGCCTCATATCATGGTGAGAGCTCAGAACACACTGAACGAAGAGGTTGGGCTCACAACTATGATTGATAAATCTGGCAACATTACCATGGGAACATGCATGAATGCAGAACTCAGAATCACTTTCTAACATCTTGTCATCTATTTTTTCTACATCAATTGTGGGTACTGATTCATCACCTTGTCGCTTCTGCAAAGTAAAAGAATGTAATGAAATGAAAGGGATAAGTGGCTTGGGAAACATATACCGAAGAATAGGTGCAGAGACTCAATGGAAGATGTTCTAACAAATGGAGTTGGGTTGACCGCGTTGCGTTATTGAAGAAATCCTTCCGTTTCAACTTTTGAAAGGCTAAAGTAAAGGTTAAATATCCCTAACAAGAAGTACAAATGTGTAATAAAGGCGGTGAACCATGAGAACTGAGAAGGGTTGGGGTCCTTGGGGATCTAAACATATAAGTTGGTTGCAACAGCGATGACACGTATTGGGGATGACTAAAAGTTAAATCACAAAAGACAATTCAAATAATTCCAAATGGCAAGTTGGAATACCACCAAGTAGATCATAACATATGAGACCATTGCAAGTTTGCAGAAGGAAAACACTTAAATTGCAGGCTTCCAATGTGGATTCATATGAAACAACCTGATGAACAAGATTAGTAACCCTAATCTTGCATGACTATTTATACCTCTCTTCCACCGATTCCATTCATTGTATGCCAGCAATCAATGTCAAATATGTAGTCATTCCCAGAGACATTTTCTAAGTCAGTATTCTTCCTCAGAACTCCAGCGTATTCACAAACAGGTGCGCCAGAAGGAATGAAGTCCCAAGACCTAACAGCCCACCCTTTGTCCTCAGTACGATATACCTGTTCAAAGGAAAGAGGCCTTATTAACATGGTATAAAACTAGTGAAAATCTGAAAGACACAACTTCCTGGTGTGGTTCAGGTACCTCAAGTCGGTATTTTATTCCCCGCTGAGATGTACGATTGACACAATTAGGTCCACAGCCGCATGCTGGACCACATTCAAAAACCACATCCTTTGGTTCAATCAATCTgaagaaaataaacataatagTCATGGATAAACATTCAAAAAACATATAAATTGCTTCAGAAAAGTAAGGTACCAGAGATAGCCAAAAGAACAAAGCATTGAATATATGAATCCAAAACAATATTGCAAATCCATGAACTTGCTAACTGCCTTGCTAGTTGGATAACTGTGTGctaattcagaaaaaaaaaaataattacactGAACGGGCATACCTCTACATTAGATGAAATGACAAAAATAGCAATTTTCATATTGGTTTTCAAAATACTGCAGACAGCCTATTGAATTTAGCACGACAATGCTTCCAAAATTGAACACCAAATGATTCTGGTGAATCCTACTGCACTAAGTAAACAGCAAAGacattagggcaaatgcaatgagaaacaatttactgggccaatatttttgttgccccggtcccacctctattacacaaaaagtcaagtcaaacacgtattctaatacagccacatcagcaaaacacaaatttctatacactttttcttcccacacactttctctttctacccaacccaacaacattccattcctccatattatccacaacaaaactacaccaaaacatcaaatatcaatacatccacatcagcaaaacacttatcccaatacagccacataagcaaaacacattttacaatacagccacatcagcaaaagacaacatctttgttggcccaataccaattcaccattgcatttgcccttatatACCTTTTAAGCAatatcatacaatatatttaCATCATTACCACAGGAATGGGATCAATGTTCAATAATCACCTGCCACCATCTTGCTCGACATAGGGGAAGTCCGAGCCATTCAACTTAGCACAGGAACAAGTCTTTGAATTGGTACATTTTCCCTTGCAGTTGCATCCTTGGGCACTTGAGGGAATGGTCAAACCTTTCGCAACTTGTATAAACCTTGTATATTCAAACCCTACAATTTAATTTGCCATGATTTTGGGACACCGGAACATACTTTGAATAAACAATTGGACATAGCCAATAAAGAAGATGAATAAAGCATCTATAAGTTCTCTATCCAGAGAAgcatggacaatgcaatcaccAGTTCTAAtaaaatgctcagttctcttGTCATGCATTTTACTTCCACAGTTGCAATTGCATTTTAGTAAGATGAGCAGGCAGAAACGATAGAACAGAAATCATGGAATAGTAGCACAAAAACCTAATACAATATCATCATCGTCGACGTCATCAAAGTCTCAGTCCCAAACAATATGTTGAGGTTGACTCCATAAATCCAAACAAATTAGTGAGAATCTGATGGCAGTCTCGATTCATGTTCATCATTAAAGCCTTTGTACCAAAAAATAAAGTTCGATGCACAACGTAATTCGTCACCCTTTCATTCGAACAATTTATTGATACAGGCGACACTCTGTTGCACAATATACAGTTAGCAGATCAACAAGCAGAAATAAAAGTTCCAGAACTTAATCTATCACTATCACCAATAAACTTATATCGACTCTATGCTTCAATGGTACAAAACTGATTTTGCTCGAAAAGAATAATCATGTAAATTATGTGATGTCTATGCTAAGCTGTTTATTATGTTGCATTACAACCTAAAATGACAAGACAAGTAAATAAATTTCGTATAATTACTGGGCGTACAATTTGTTGTATGCATAATAGGGGCAGTtaattgaaatttgaactttCATATTCTGTTTCTCTCTCGCAGGTATCCTTGCTCAAGAATGTCTCACAAATGTGGGACAATAATGGTTTTTTAACCTAGGAATTCTACCCAGAGCTGTAAGTAGCATTTGATATTTTGCTTAAATAGAGAGGGAGAATGCTTGGTAAAAGCAAATGTTATTACTTTGATACTGAGATTACACAATTATGGTCAGACGCTGTTATCATCAAGGAAATCCATCCAAAAGGGCATTGACTAACATAGCTAACTAAAGTTGGACAAGAGTCGATCGCATTCAAAGAATATGGGAGGGCTCACTTCTGAAATTTCCTCTGTCGAAAGACAAATTTTCAGTGAATGTCGCTTAACATGCAAGCTACGTTCTATcacttttgtttattttgtagaGTTATTTTTGGGCGGAAATTTGTATATGGTGCTGGTAGCCATTGAACATAAATATAAATGAGCAAGCACTGGGGTGGACTGAAACCACCTTGTCattataaaaagaaacaaattcttacgtgtttgattgcaatttagaAGTACTTATTCCAAGTAAAAGGTTGGAAGCTCTCTTAACTACAGTAATTTGTAAGAGCTTTACCAAGAAGAGCAAACATATAATACTTTATGAGGCAAAAAAATATCTATTTCGGCGATTTTGCCTTAACaaatctatgaaacttaaatACAATAATAGGTCATGTATATCAACCCCAAGTCAAAcaaatttatttagttttcGCTCTGCACTCTGTAGGCATTGATTACGTGCCTCATTTTATGTATATCTTTCCTGATGTTGTCTCTAAGCAAAAGATCTCATTGCAACATTCCAACCAATAATTATTATGAAAACCCACTAGAATTTCATAAGCAAAATAGTAGATGAAGAAACTATTTTACAGGGATGCAAGAGTTAACTAGCAAACCTACACCGCTGCAACCGATCAAATCTATATTATACAGCAATCATAACGTAAAATGATCCTGAAAGATGTTCGAGACAGTATAAGTTACCTGTAGGTGCAGTGGGAGGATCATCAATTAGATTAGTAGCAGGAATGCATATAGCTTCTTGGCCATTCGATATGTCCATACATACCAACCTTATAAAATAAGACAATTCCTTTAATTCAAATGAtaagataaataattaaaacataTATGCTTACAGAGATTGTAGTATTGGTCATAGACATAGAAGCTCATGGATTTAATACCCAGGTAATTCAGAAGAAGCCTTACAAACTCTTCCTCGAGAGAAATGAACCTaaaagaatatcaaaataaaaggaAGCATCATGTAACAAGCCAGCCAATACCTCTCATGGATGCTGCGGTAGTTCTTCATATATAGTTAAGATCAATTACTTTTTGCAAAGTATGAGATCCAACACATGTCTATGTATCCTATCATACACAAAAACTACAATAATCTTGATGACAAGGAAAGCTAAGCGCAATAGCTAACAAATATGCATGAAGTCACAATGTTATCAGTACTTTGTCCATTTTTTATACTGCATGAAATCACAAAGTTCCGTTCACCATGAACAAAATGAACCAAGGCATTTtcatagagaagttttttacATAGAAAACATTACCTTGTCTATTTCTAATTTAGGCTGCCTTTCCATCCGTCTCAAGCGATACTTGAAGATGATAAATCCTGAAACACCTTTCTCACTCCAGTAATTCTCAACCTGCACAGGTAGAAGATTCAATTGACAAGCAAAGGCAAAATCCCTTTGCATACAAGTAATCAATATGTGCCAAAGAATAGCTTCAAGTTAACAAGTCGAATTTAGCCATGCCAAAAGGGTAAACCATAAAACTAATATATTGTTTGAATGGTAAGAAATGTATAacagaggtcacaggttcaattcctggaaacaacctcttaACATATTATGTCGAGATAAGACCATCTTGTCTGTCCTCCACCCCACCCACTCCTGGAGCCTTATACACGggagttatttacctttttttaagTAAGAAATGCATACTTTAGCACTTTGCGCATGCTGATCTAAACTTCAAATCATAGCTTAGGCTATTTCACTCTTTGCATTTCCTTCATTATTATCCTTCTATTTTGTTTAAGAAACAGTTACTGACGTTAGTTTACTAACCTGACTGGTCctctctttttctcaaaataattttcAGCAGTTAATGTAACCTCAAAATTCATGGCAGTAACATATTCCCAATCAAAGCTCTCAAAGGCTGAGAGagataaaatataataaactaATGTTAGCTTATGTAAGAGAAAAGATGCCCCACATATCTCTACTCAATATCAAGGTTATTTCCTCATAGACTCATAGCTATTATTATGGGAGAGATAAAGAGAAAATTTAtattgctattgaaattcattAAAGGTGTCAtcctttaaaaattaattatttcacTTCTCCCATTATGGCTTCCTAAAAAGGCTACAGAATATAATTAACGAAATGGTTGGCATTTGGATAAAACAATATTGCCATTTAAAGCTAATTCAAAAGATGATCTTTGCCAATGGAACCGGCAGCTTATTGTTTTGTCTAAGCAATGAGAGAATGTACATCACTGACTAGATGCTGTATAGCGTGAAAATAAGTTCAATTGGCAAATAAACTAAATTCAAACCTGAATAAGCAGTCTCACAACTCAGGATATGGACACAGCCAGACTAACCATATTCCCTCCcccccaagaaaagaaaaaagagacacGGGCTTTGCATTTACAAGGAAAATATATCAAAACTAGACtgagataaaataaaaataaaaaaaaaaacagttcaaTATGTTTATCTACCATGTACAAACCACAATATGTGTACACTCTGCGGCTTTGACCATTAGCATAGTCATGTCCACGGACAACTCTTACTGCTACACGTTGCTCCATGTTATTCTACAATAACAGTAAAACACAAATCTTGTAAAACAGTCACCACCAAATTAATATCAATGAATTCATATGTTATTCGTTTTTTGGTACAAAATGCAATCGTCATCATCTAAGCCCTTATCCCAAAAGCTTGGGGTCGATTACAtaagtctatgagaaaatcaatgggaatcACTACGTGTATTTGTTTCCgccattcatttttatttaggattatactttcatcaacttctATTGAATCTATATCATTTCTTACTACAAGTCATGTCTTTGTACAAACAACAATATTTATGACAATCGGAGAGATTGTAGTTTCATAGTAAATCTATGGCCAGTAACATATTTGCTTCAAGGCATGGAATTAAAAAAGACAATTTCTTGGATCCAGTTAAATTGCTTCTTCTGTCAAAATCAACACTGGAAGTTAATACTTTAAAGGGTTAATAGCACATTTGGTCACCGAAAGATGGcccttgtttcaaattgcacactgATAGTcatatgtgcaatttgaagcaagGGCCGTCTCTCGGTGACCAAATGTGCTATTAACCCATACTTTAAAAGTAAAGCATTCCCAAGGCTTGCATTTCTTTACATCTGTCCAGCCTCAAGGCTATGAAACTGAATAACTGACACACAGCCCACATAAATACTACTAACCTTTTGtacttaattaaaacaaaggtAACTTTTTGGGCATGCCGCATGAGAAAAGTCCTTTTGGTGTATTTCAACCCCAAAAATAACACAAAGCAAAACAAATTTAATCTTCCAATTGTTACTAATAgtatgaaaagctcctctataaatTGATTTTCTTGCTTATGGAATTATCTTTCCAACAAAAGATAGAACAATTAAACTACAttcttttcaaacataagaaCCAATGACATTGTAATATAACCCAAGAGGGTGCGATACATGTTATAAAGGGAATTTAATACTGAAATATCCATTAACACAAAAGCACTTtgtttatctttcttctttttcttctaggGATGAACATATGGTGTCTACTGATCTTGCATGGAAATAGTATGGTAGCTCCTTGCGTTGGAAGATGCATAAATCAATTACGCCAGGAGGTGACCTCATACAGAGCAAAAGGAACTTTGGTGCTTGTGATCACCAGACCACAATTCGCAAGAATCTCAAGAAGAAATAGAAACTCAAAAGCTCTCCGCTCCTAAGAAATGATCACAGACATCTAAATAATTAAGGCCGTTTACTTTCATAACTTTATAAATATCAAAAGACAAATCCAAGCAACTATCCTTGGGGAAGTTACTTATATGACTCAAGCACACATGTACTGTTCTTTTTAAAAGTACAGCATAAACCAAGGTTATAGAAGATAGCAACATTAGACACCCATTAATGTGACTCAAGGTTCCCAAGTTCAATGTTGTGCCCAGTAACAACATCGTAGTTATGGAACGGAGAAACTAGACAAAAggaaatcaacaaaatcaaatatatgtgtgtgcatcATACACACC
This genomic interval carries:
- the LOC120007060 gene encoding trihelix transcription factor ASR3-like, which codes for MELEQLSHAPNPVDGHTNGKSTPVTDGRYDGSKAPRLPRWTRQESLVLIQGKRVAENRVRRGRTPGMGLRSSVVEPKWASVSSYCKRHEVNRGPVQCRKRWSNLAGDFKKIKEWESHIREETESFWVMRNDLRRERRLPGFFDREVYDILDGTATGGPTGLALALTPSLVGPSGDVDEQEAEAEPVFDSGRNATAEDSHFSDFEHDDARVTPEKLTPTKDVPPITIAVAAPAPISEKQHQPHPPGFEAPGAANAKQPASNPEMGSTTSQERRKRRRVVTEVEDGTTNLQNQLIDVLERNGKTLTAQLEAQNTNFQLDREQRKVHADGLVSVLNKLADALGRIADKL
- the LOC120007130 gene encoding histone-lysine N-methyltransferase, H3 lysine-9 specific SUVH4-like isoform X1: MGDAGNVSSGSHHGLDKSKSPRGHSLPNRVSPRLQNIPIKERPYYGNERKRLSDHPKDDVVTKNAKVDHVIQEDLSNVARVERKDKVGKGCLAASDILPSECGEREIIVLSDDDDDLDSTPFGGIPADSTGKSPTARVKETLRKFNTHYLQFVQKGNPSDPVKGCTRPDLKAISEMLQRKEILYPQKKFGDLPGINVGHQFFSRAEMMAVGFHGHWLNGIDYMGKAYGKLEDYKGYTFPLAVAIVMSGQYEDDVDNSNEIVYTGQGGNDLLNSKRQIKDQVLCRGNLALKNNMEQRVAVRVVRGHDYANGQSRRVYTYCGLYMVENYWSEKGVSGFIIFKYRLRRMERQPKLEIDKVHFSRGRVCKASSELPGLVCMDISNGQEAICIPATNLIDDPPTAPTGFEYTRFIQVAKGLTIPSSAQGCNCKGKCTNSKTCSCAKLNGSDFPYVEQDGGRLIEPKDVVFECGPACGCGPNCVNRTSQRGIKYRLEVYRTEDKGWAVRSWDFIPSGAPVCEYAGVLRKNTDLENVSGNDYIFDIDCWHTMNGIGGREKRQGDESVPTIDVEKIDDKMLESDSEFCIHACSHGNVARFINHSCEPNLFVQCVLSSHHDMRLARVILFAADPIPPFQELTYDYGYALDSVIGPDGKLKQMPCYCGTADCRKRMY
- the LOC120007130 gene encoding histone-lysine N-methyltransferase, H3 lysine-9 specific SUVH4-like isoform X2; its protein translation is MGDAGNVSSGSHHGLDKSKSPRGHSLPNRVSPRLQNIPIKERPYYGNERKRLSDHPKDDVVTKNAKVDHVIQEDLSNVARVERKDKVGKGCLAASDILPSECGEREIIVLSDDDDDLDSTPFGGIPADSTGKSPTARVKETLRKFNTHYLQFVQKGNPSDPVKGCTRPDLKAISEMLQRKEILYPQKKFGDLPGINVGHQFFSRAEMMAVGFHGHWLNGIDYMGKAYGKLEDYKGYTFPLAVAIVMSGQYEDDVDNSNEIVYTGQGGNDLLNSKRQIKDQVLCRGNLALKNNMEQRVAVRVVRGHDYANGQSRRVYTYCGLYMVENYWSEKGVSGFIIFKYRLRRMERQPKLEIDKVHFSRGRVCKASSELPGLVCMDISNGQEAICIPATNLIDDPPTAPTGFEYTRFIQVAKGLTIPSSAQGCNCKGKCTNSKTCSCAKLNGSDFPYVEQDGGRLIEPKDVVFECGPACGCGPNCVNRTSQRGIKYRLEVYRTEDKGWAVRSWDFIPSGAPVCEYAGVLRKNTDLENVSGNDYIFDIDCWHTMNGIGGREELTYDYGYALDSVIGPDGKLKQMPCYCGTADCRKRMY